Below is a window of Tolypothrix bouteillei VB521301 DNA.
GTTTGCCAATCCATTGGGATGGCGATCGCTAGCAGAACGCAATAACAAAGCTGCTGAATTAATCGCTCCACAAGAAACCACAACGATATTGCTAAAAAAGAAACAAACTTCTCCATTGATTTCGACTTCCACAGAAGTCACCTCTCGTCCGGATGGACTTGTGTGTAGTCTTTTTACCTTGGCTTCCGTTATCAGCGTGACGTTATCGTACTTCTCTACGGGGCGTATGCAGGTTATATCTGAATCTGCTTTAGCATCGACTAAACAAGGAAACCCATCACAGGTATTGCAACGAATGCAAGCACTCAAACGACGGTTAACTTCATTGAACTTAATCGCTAATGGCAAATAAAATGGATGGTAACCTTCTCCTTGCAAAGAATCGTGAATTTCTTGAATACGCGGTTCGTGACGAATAGCCGGATAGGGATAATCCTCACTAGCAGATGGTTCGGTCGGGTCTAAACCACGCTTACCGTGAACTTCGTAAAGTTTTTCTGCCTCAGTGTAATAAGGTTCTAAATCACGGTACTTTAAAGGCCATTCTGGAGAAATACCGCCTTTATGAATCACCTGTTCAAAATCTTGTTCGCGCCAACGGAAGAGAGCACCACCATACAGTTTGGTGTTACCACCCACAAAATATGCAGTACCGGGGTGGATCTCGCGTCCTTTCTGGTCGTACCAAGCTTCGTTGGTATGATAGCGGTCTTTCTGAAACACCTCAACCGTATCCCAGTTTGCTTTCTCACGAGGAAGAAAAGAACCCCGTTCCAAAATCAGAATTTTTTTGCCTGTAGGAGCAAGACGATAAGCCAGTGTACCACCACCTGCACCAGTACCAATGATAATCAAATCATAATGTGAAGAAGTCATTTGTTTTCTCCAAGTGTAAAGTGAGAGGTACAGGCTCTACATATCATTATTAGAAGCGGTAAGAGTATAATCGGATGCTGCTTGGGTGCGACGGCGGCTCATTTTCTGTTCGTAAGCTTCGTAAGCAATGCACATCCAAATTAAAGTCATAAATAGGATGTTTTTGTTAAAGCTTTCTGCTGCGTTGGGAAACAAACTGCCAGCAGGTATAATACCAAATGCCAGAATGATGCTAAATGTCATCAGAATCAGTAGTAACCCCGTCCACCGTACCCAGTAGTTGAGAGCAAACAATGCACCCAGTACAATTTCTGCTAGAGGTAGTAACCAGGCGTAGGGAATAGCAATTAGTCCAGGTAGCGGTCCTATACCTTCCCAACCTGGTGGAATTCCAGGACCAATCATTTGAAGTTTTTGAGTTAGGACGGTTTGGTAGAACCCGTTAGGAATACTGAAGTTGAGATAGTTAGCAATACCAGAGAGAAAAAAGAAAACGCCCATTGTGACGCGATTAACAGTCACAGCAGTTCGGAGGTTGAGTAAGTATTTCATAAGTACGCTCCTAAAGATAAAACCAATTTGAAAAAAGAATGTGACAGATAGTTAGGTGAAATGAAATCCTGCAAGGCTTTTGCAATTCAAAATCTCAAATCCACCCACGATAAATATGGGGAAAAACTTTAACGAGACGGGGGAGGGGGTGCAAGTCTATTAAGTAACGTCGGGACGCCCGTCCAACTTAGAGTTTGCTGAAATTGAAGCGGTTGAGCAGCTCGCCAAACTAGAGGAGTTGCCAAAATCATTCCTGCTGCTACAGTTGCAACCCCAAACAGCCAAGGTGTTTGTCCTAACTGCATATGGGAAAAAGGGCGATGGCGGTGGAATAATTTATCGGTCAGCCATTCTGTTGTGACTTTAAAGTTACGAGCAGGGGTTGGTAGCAGTTCTAAGTATGTTGCTTCTCGAAGCAGATGACCGGGCTGACCTTTGATTTGGACTTTATTAAATAAGTTAGCAACACCTTCGTTGAGCCCCAGTTTCATCAACGTACCGCGCATTTGGATTTGTACGGGAATGGTGGGTTTGTTTTGCCAAAAATACTGAAGATTGCGAGCGATCGCAATTCCTTGCTGATAAGCCACTTGTGCTGTTGGTGGTTGGGGATTGTCGCTATCTGTTGCACAGTCTCCCGCCACAAAAACTTCTGGAAAATCAGGGAGTTGCAATGTCGGCGTCACCACAAGACGCCCTCGTTTGTCTCGCCTTTCTTCTGAAATTGGGAGTTCCTTCAACAGAGGGCTCGGAGCCGTACCCGCAGTCCAAGCGATTGTTCCAGCTTGTAAAACCCGTGTTCGATCTTGTTGGCTGTACTCTACACCATCGGCTTGAATTTTCGTGACAGCCGCATCAAACACAAAATCTACAGGAATTACCCGACGTTTGAGCGCCCTTTGTGCTATACAACGCAAATCGCTGTTGACGTCTCCTTTAAGGATTTCACGACTGCGGTTAACTAAGACAACCCGAATTTCACTAGCATCACCGCCGAGCTCGTCGTACCAAATAGGCAACAAATCTGCTAATGTGCATGCCAGTTCTATACCTGCAGGTCCTGCTCCAATAATGGCAACAGTCAGCAGTAAACGCCGACGTTCTGGGTCTTGAGTTTGAACTGCCAAATGCAAGCAGTGTCGTAAGTGTTTTCGCAAAGCGATCGCTTCTGCACCATTTGTAAATGGCATTGCATACTCTGCTGCACCAGGAGTATTAAAATAAGTGGTTTTGCCACCCAGTGCTAGAACTAAGTTACTGTAGTCAAACACTTTTCCAGAAGCTACACTCACTTTGCGTTCGTGCAGATGAACCGATTTCACCGTGTCTTGCATAAAGGTGACACGGCTTCCTGCTAGAAGCTCTTTATAACGTGGATAAACCTGTTCGCTATGGAGTTCTCCGCTCAGAAGTTCATACAACAACGGTTTAAAACTGAAGCGATCGCGTTGTTCAATAAGAATAATAGGATGCGAATAATTTTGATGGCTTAAGTGTAGAGCTGTGAACAGTCCAGCAAAGCCACCACCTAAGATGACTGTGGGATGAGATGCTTG
It encodes the following:
- a CDS encoding GMC oxidoreductase, whose product is MTSSHYDLIIIGTGAGGGTLAYRLAPTGKKILILERGSFLPREKANWDTVEVFQKDRYHTNEAWYDQKGREIHPGTAYFVGGNTKLYGGALFRWREQDFEQVIHKGGISPEWPLKYRDLEPYYTEAEKLYEVHGKRGLDPTEPSASEDYPYPAIRHEPRIQEIHDSLQGEGYHPFYLPLAIKFNEVNRRLSACIRCNTCDGFPCLVDAKADSDITCIRPVEKYDNVTLITEAKVKRLHTSPSGREVTSVEVEINGEVCFFFSNIVVVSCGAINSAALLLRSASDRHPNGLANSSDLVGRNLMKHQNGAMIGVSSKSNPTVFQKTLAINDFYWGDEDFDYPMGHVQLLGKVNADTIAQESPSVLGASFQEKHTFEAIANHSVDWWLTSEDLPDLNNRVTLRGDSIQLNYTENNTEAYNRLVHRWTKVLKMIGCGERIIPCSFYFRKKLPLQGVAHQCGTCRFGEDPRTSVLDVNCRTHDVDNLFVVDGSFFRSSAAVNPTLTIIANALRVGDRIIESLV
- a CDS encoding NAD(P)/FAD-dependent oxidoreductase; this encodes MQQASHPTVILGGGFAGLFTALHLSHQNYSHPIILIEQRDRFSFKPLLYELLSGELHSEQVYPRYKELLAGSRVTFMQDTVKSVHLHERKVSVASGKVFDYSNLVLALGGKTTYFNTPGAAEYAMPFTNGAEAIALRKHLRHCLHLAVQTQDPERRRLLLTVAIIGAGPAGIELACTLADLLPIWYDELGGDASEIRVVLVNRSREILKGDVNSDLRCIAQRALKRRVIPVDFVFDAAVTKIQADGVEYSQQDRTRVLQAGTIAWTAGTAPSPLLKELPISEERRDKRGRLVVTPTLQLPDFPEVFVAGDCATDSDNPQPPTAQVAYQQGIAIARNLQYFWQNKPTIPVQIQMRGTLMKLGLNEGVANLFNKVQIKGQPGHLLREATYLELLPTPARNFKVTTEWLTDKLFHRHRPFSHMQLGQTPWLFGVATVAAGMILATPLVWRAAQPLQFQQTLSWTGVPTLLNRLAPPPPSR
- a CDS encoding DoxX family membrane protein, which produces MKYLLNLRTAVTVNRVTMGVFFFLSGIANYLNFSIPNGFYQTVLTQKLQMIGPGIPPGWEGIGPLPGLIAIPYAWLLPLAEIVLGALFALNYWVRWTGLLLILMTFSIILAFGIIPAGSLFPNAAESFNKNILFMTLIWMCIAYEAYEQKMSRRRTQAASDYTLTASNNDM